Proteins co-encoded in one Haladaptatus sp. ZSTT2 genomic window:
- a CDS encoding Sjogren's syndrome/scleroderma autoantigen 1 family protein encodes MSGFDKEAERQRLREQFKKDEANRKETERMSELLLKGATMTNKHCDTCGDPIFRYQGQEFCATCEGNRQEASDAQAQQAQQAQQTQQSQPQPAPQEAENGEHPVEQAATEAKADELEAATQAADSAMDDLDEQATEIARVPTQPAQRNSPSTQSADLSQAQQSLVRTLTKLTTAAEQEDDVGRTKEYLEAAHEAADALAAVKKASR; translated from the coding sequence ATGAGTGGGTTCGACAAAGAGGCAGAACGCCAACGCCTCCGCGAACAGTTCAAGAAGGATGAAGCGAATCGCAAAGAGACCGAGCGCATGAGCGAGCTGTTGCTCAAGGGCGCGACCATGACCAACAAACACTGTGACACCTGTGGCGACCCCATCTTCCGCTATCAGGGCCAGGAGTTCTGTGCGACTTGCGAGGGCAACAGACAGGAGGCAAGCGACGCGCAGGCACAGCAAGCCCAACAGGCACAGCAAACACAGCAGTCCCAACCGCAACCCGCCCCACAAGAGGCCGAAAACGGCGAACACCCGGTCGAACAGGCGGCCACCGAGGCAAAGGCAGACGAACTCGAAGCCGCCACACAAGCGGCCGACTCCGCGATGGACGACCTCGACGAGCAAGCGACCGAAATCGCGCGCGTGCCTACACAGCCCGCACAGCGAAATTCACCGTCCACGCAGTCTGCAGACCTCAGCCAAGCCCAGCAGTCGCTCGTCCGCACGCTCACCAAACTCACGACTGCTGCAGAACAGGAAGACGACGTTGGGCGCACGAAAGAGTACCTTGAAGCCGCCCACGAAGCCGCAGACGCCCTTGCCGCCGTCAAAAAAGCGAGCCGTTAG
- a CDS encoding DEAD/DEAH box helicase, whose amino-acid sequence MAATDQQAYVDHPLLRPSVIERRLYQIELAGDAQSGHTLVCLPTGLGKTTVSLLVTAQRLHQHGGKSVLLAPTKPLVQQHAEFYRMALDIPDEEIVVFTGEVRPDDRVSLWQDATIIIATPQVIENDLVGSRISLADVTHLTFDECHRATGDYAYCYIAERYHADAEEPLVTGMSASPGGDAEEILTVCQNLGLSNVAVKGEGDSDVDEYTHDTEVEWKNVQVPKEILEIRDGMNEIVKDRLEKLKQLGVLKSARVDISRKELFAAQRELQKLIRNDQSEGYKGMSVHAEVMKLKHAVEVVESQGVESLIAYFERLRNEARSSGASKASQRLVSEPKIREAMRKAREYDGLHPKLSQTRMLIAETLGIKDGERVIVFTEYRDTAETLVEFLSAHFSVRKFVGQGDREGSDGMTQKEQQETLDAFRSGEFEVLVSTSVAEEGLDVPEVDLVLFYEPVPKGIRSIQRKGRTGRQAEGRVVVLIAKNTRDEAFFWKSRQEESKMQDELQKLKGIVADLETELGQHALSEFASAETGTESAAVKAETNGGSESKKNVQPALTDFAEAKKEKGESEADDPEKDVPRAGGVEDEDTIEIVADQRELDSTIARDLSKRDGVKIRLETLEVGDYVLSDRVVVERKSVSDFLDTLTGGDRSMFEQVGDAARYYGRPVVIIEGENLYGERNVHPNAIRGALASLAIDFGASVLRTEDQKDTADLLQVIASREQKTDQREVSVHGKKTKKTLTEQQEYVVASIADIGPVTARALLADFGTVEAVMEATEEELMEVKGVGKVTAERIREVVGSDYSKKN is encoded by the coding sequence ATGGCGGCGACCGACCAGCAAGCCTACGTAGACCACCCATTGCTCCGACCGTCGGTCATTGAGCGCCGACTCTACCAAATCGAACTCGCCGGTGACGCCCAATCCGGCCACACGCTCGTGTGTCTGCCAACCGGCCTCGGGAAGACCACCGTGAGCCTGCTCGTCACCGCCCAACGCCTCCACCAGCACGGCGGTAAGTCCGTGTTGCTCGCACCGACGAAGCCACTGGTGCAACAACACGCCGAGTTCTACCGGATGGCCCTCGACATTCCCGACGAAGAAATCGTCGTGTTCACGGGCGAGGTTCGCCCGGACGACCGCGTCTCCCTCTGGCAGGATGCGACGATTATCATTGCAACCCCACAGGTCATTGAAAACGACCTCGTCGGCAGTCGGATTTCACTCGCCGACGTGACCCACCTCACCTTCGACGAGTGCCACCGCGCGACCGGCGACTACGCCTACTGCTACATCGCAGAGCGGTATCACGCCGACGCAGAGGAGCCGCTCGTGACGGGGATGAGCGCGTCGCCGGGTGGCGATGCTGAGGAGATTCTCACCGTCTGCCAGAACCTCGGCCTCTCGAACGTGGCGGTCAAAGGCGAGGGCGATTCTGACGTAGACGAGTACACCCACGACACGGAAGTCGAGTGGAAGAACGTCCAAGTGCCGAAGGAAATCCTCGAAATCCGCGACGGGATGAACGAGATTGTCAAAGACCGGCTTGAGAAACTGAAACAACTTGGCGTCCTGAAGTCCGCGCGCGTAGACATCTCGCGAAAGGAACTGTTCGCCGCCCAGCGCGAACTCCAGAAACTCATCCGCAACGACCAGTCTGAGGGGTACAAAGGGATGAGCGTCCACGCCGAGGTGATGAAGCTGAAACACGCCGTCGAGGTCGTCGAATCCCAAGGCGTCGAATCACTCATCGCCTACTTCGAGCGCCTGCGCAACGAAGCGCGTTCGTCAGGCGCATCGAAGGCTAGTCAGCGACTCGTCTCAGAACCAAAGATTCGCGAAGCGATGCGGAAAGCCCGCGAGTACGACGGTCTCCACCCGAAGCTCTCCCAGACGCGGATGCTGATAGCAGAGACGCTCGGCATCAAAGACGGCGAGCGCGTCATCGTGTTCACCGAGTACCGCGACACCGCAGAGACGCTCGTGGAGTTCCTCTCCGCTCACTTTTCGGTGCGGAAGTTCGTCGGGCAGGGCGATCGCGAAGGCTCCGACGGGATGACCCAAAAAGAGCAACAAGAGACGCTCGACGCCTTCCGCAGCGGCGAGTTCGAAGTGCTCGTTTCTACCTCCGTTGCAGAAGAGGGGCTTGACGTGCCCGAGGTCGATTTGGTGCTGTTCTACGAACCCGTCCCGAAGGGGATTCGCTCGATTCAGCGCAAAGGGCGGACCGGCCGACAGGCCGAGGGTCGTGTCGTCGTCCTCATCGCCAAGAACACGCGCGACGAGGCGTTTTTCTGGAAATCCCGCCAGGAAGAGTCGAAGATGCAAGACGAGTTGCAGAAGCTGAAAGGGATTGTCGCGGACTTAGAGACGGAACTCGGCCAGCACGCCCTGAGCGAGTTTGCGAGCGCGGAAACCGGGACAGAGAGCGCGGCGGTGAAAGCCGAGACCAACGGCGGGAGCGAGTCGAAAAAGAACGTCCAACCGGCGCTCACGGATTTTGCGGAGGCGAAAAAAGAGAAAGGAGAGAGCGAAGCCGACGACCCCGAGAAGGACGTGCCGCGGGCGGGCGGCGTCGAAGACGAGGACACCATCGAAATCGTCGCAGACCAGCGCGAACTCGACTCGACCATCGCCCGCGACCTCTCGAAGCGCGACGGCGTGAAAATTCGCTTAGAGACGCTCGAAGTCGGTGACTACGTACTCTCAGACCGTGTCGTCGTCGAGCGCAAATCGGTCTCTGACTTCCTCGATACGCTCACCGGAGGCGACCGCTCGATGTTCGAGCAGGTGGGCGACGCGGCGCGCTACTACGGCCGCCCCGTCGTCATCATCGAAGGCGAGAACCTCTACGGCGAGCGCAACGTCCACCCGAACGCGATTCGCGGCGCGCTCGCGTCGCTCGCCATCGATTTCGGCGCGAGCGTGTTGCGAACTGAAGACCAGAAAGACACGGCTGACCTGCTCCAAGTGATTGCCTCGCGCGAGCAGAAAACCGACCAGCGCGAAGTGAGCGTCCACGGCAAGAAGACGAAGAAAACGCTCACCGAACAACAGGAGTACGTCGTCGCGTCGATTGCGGACATCGGCCCCGTGACCGCGCGGGCGTTGCTGGCTGACTTCGGGACGGTCGAAGCCGTGATGGAAGCCACCGAGGAGGAGTTGATGGAAGTGAAGGGTGTTGGCAAGGTGACGGCGGAACGGATTCGAGAAGTGGTGGGCAGCGACTACTCGAAGAAGAACTAA